The Prochlorococcus sp. MIT 0801 genomic sequence ATGATTGATGGAAATAAATTTAATGCTGATAAAGCATATAAAGATAGTAAATTATGTAATATTCTTTTTGCAAGAAAGTTAAGTGAATATTTTATGAGCAAGAAATTGTTAATTCCAGTTATTGCTTGGGCTCCAGGCTTAGTTATCTCTAGAGATAATCAAGGATTTTTTAGGTACAGTAGAAAATATAATCAATTAGGACAAATATTATTTTCTTTTTTAGCTAGAGATATTTTAAGAATAACCACATCAAATAAAGATGCAGGTTTACTTCTAACTAATCTAGCTTGTTTATGTAAATATAGAGAACCTGGTTTCAATTATTATAGTAATAGAATTATTTCATCAGGAAAATTTACTTTTGAACAAACTGAAATCAGTAATGATGCCCAAAGAAGAGATTTATCAGATAAGTTATGGGAGCTATCTCAATCCCTAATAGATAAGATACTTAAATAAATATCTCTTATTTATTTACATGAATTGTTTGGGTTGGATAAGCAAAATTAATATTCTCATTTTGGAATTTCTTCATAATCTCTAGATTAATTTCTTGCTGAGCTGACATTGCTAGAAGATAATCACTTGTAGGAATGTAATAGACAAGTTCAAAATCAAGACTGCTATTTGCGAATTCGATAAAATGACATCGGTCGAAGATCGCATTTTCAGTTTTATCAACAATATTTTTTATCAGCATAGGTATGCTTTTCGTTTGTTCGTATGTAGTTTCATAAACCACACCTAATTTATGAACGAGTCTTCTTTTTTTCATCTCAGCATAATTTGATATTACTCCATTTGTGAGTCGGCTATTGCTCATTACTATTGCTTCGCCGTTAATACTTCTTAGGCGTGTTGATCTAACGCCTACTCTCTCAACTTTTGCCCAGATCCCATCAATATGAATAAACTGTCCACTTTGAAATGGTTTGTCTAGGAGGATCGTTATGTATTCGAAGAACTCTTGAACTGGTTCCTTTAAAGCCAGTCCAGCTCCTATACCTCCTGCACTTAAAAGAGCCCAAATGGCAGCCATTTGGACACCCATATTTTGAAGATAAAAAATAACTCCTAGACTCCAAACAGATGCTCCAACCATTGGACTAAGTGAACGAATCATTTCACTAATAGATTGATCATTTATTTTGCTTGCCCATCTTTGTATTATTTTTAAAAATACTCTATTTACAAATCTGACAATATAAATAAGGCATAGAAACTTACTAATACCAATTAATGTCTTATCTACTATTCCACCAATTAGTAAGACTTTCCATGCAACTATGAAACTTAAGATAAACCCTAAGGGTTTAATAGTCTCAAGTAGAAGAGTCGCTATATAGTCATCAGTTTTGCTTTGTGTCGCAGAGGTTATTTTCCTTAAAATCTTTTTTAAGATTTTTGGACTCACCAAGGAAATAATGCAACCTATGCTAAAGGTAAGTAATGAAATAATTATGTTTTTATAAAAATCGTCCATGATCTCTGTTTACTTTTCTTCAGACTGCCTGAAAAAAATGATTTGTCTATATATTTTCTAATTATTTAATTTCAAATGAATTCTTTAAAATTTTACTAACCTCCCTAAATTCTTTTCTATTAGAGGTCTTACATAATTGACATATTAGACTTTCAGTCGTAGACGCAACTGCACCGGATAATATAAGCCTTAGAAAAGCAGTATCATTATCCATTTCATTCCTACTGCCAATAGCATCTCTTGGAATTAGAATGTTGAACCCTTTTTGTAAAAGATCAATCGATGTCTGAAGAACACATATATGACTCTCAATACCACTAACTATTATATTTTTAAAATTATAATCATTTATATAATTTATAAAGTTCTTATTCTTAATACAACTGAATTCCATTTTTTCAAATTTAGGATATTCATTATTTTCTGTAATTGATTCTATAGTCTTCCCAAGTTTCAATGGATTTTGTTCCGTAATAGCGATTCGAACATTAAGCAAATTGCATGTATCAATAAGCTTTTTAATATTAAATATTAATAATTGATTGTCTTTTATATTTTTTATGAGCTTTTGTTGAACATCTACTATAAGTAGTAATGTTTCATTCTCTACTAATATATTATTATTATTATTCACATTGATTGGGGTTCGATTTTTTTTTAAAAATTTATCCATTTTAGAAATTCTTTTTGTTTATTTAAATATAAATCATCTAATAAATCTAGACATAATTTTTATCGAGAGCAATCCGGATAATCCTTTCCATTGTTGCGGGTTTTTCTCATTACGCTATACTATTGAGAAAGAATAGCTGTGATTGATTTCTCCCCCTTCCTATCGTAGTCATCCTTCTCCTTTTGAATCTGGCCTTCGTTCAGATGGTAAAAGAATGACCCCTCAAAGGCAAAAGGTTCTTTCTTTGTTTGAGGAGATTGGCTCTGGAATCCATCTCAGTGCGGAGGAGGTGCATTCCAAATTGACAATTTCTGGGGAGAAGGTTTCTCTTGCGACTATTTATAGAACTTTAAGACTCTTGGTCAAGATGACCTTCCTTAATGAACTTGATTTAAGTGAAGGAGGTAATAGATTCGAATTGCTTAGTCATGATCATCCAGATCATCATCATTTGATTTGTATTCGATGTGGTAGAACAGAAGAGTTTGAGAATAATAATGTTATTAATGCTGGTAAAGCAGCAGCTAAAAACTTTGGATTTAAATTATTGGAGTCATCGTTAAACGTAAGAGCATTATGTCCAAAGTGTTCTAACAAATAAACTTTTTTAAGTTAATTCTCCACCACAACTTGAACCAGCTCCAGCAGTACATCCAAAACAATGATTTCCTATTGAAATAGGATTATTCTTTAAAGAGACAAGTGGAATTAATAGATCATTCAAATGCTTAACGTTACCATCTCTCTTCATCCCAAGTTGTTGGTTGAAATCACAATCATATAAAAAACCTTTCCAATCAACACTCAGAGTTGTTCTACACATTACTGAATCAAGATTTGCTGGATTATGATTATCTTTAAGTAATTTATTATAATCTTCTAGTTTTCCAATTATCTTTAAATAGTTCTCATATCTATTAATTGGCATATTCGCTAAAACAAATAAATTCGAGAAAAAGATTCCATATCTTTCTTTTAGTTCGCGTCTATAAGTATCTTCTAGTTCTTTTTGGCATGGAGGAAGTTGTGGGCTGCTTGGATTATAGACTAGATTTAAAAGTAGACCTTTGTCTTTTATGCCGTAACCTAAATTGTTAAGATGCTTAAGAGCTAAGATACTTTTTTCAAAAACACCTTTTCCTCGTTGTTTGTCTACATTGCCCTCGAGATAACATGGAAGCGATGCAGTTATTTGTACTTTATTTGATGCTAAAAAACTAGCTAAACTTTCATAACCTGGCTCTCTGAGTATTGTTAAGTTACATCTGTCCATTACTTCAACATTAAGACTGCGTACTTCTATTACTAATTCTTTGAATTTAGGATGAAGCTCGGGGGCTCCTCCTGTAATATCTAGTAGCTTAATATTATTAGATTTTATAACTTTAGGTATAATCTTTATAATTTCATCGCTCATCATTTCGGTTCTGCTTGGACTAGAATCTACATGGCAATGACTGCAGGCCTGATTACATTTATATCCTATATTTATTTGCAAAGTATCAAGAAAGTCTCTTTTGATTTTTGGGAATTTATTTTTATTTATCTCCATAGAGATCTATATATAGAAAGCTTCATTTGCCATTATAGTTAAAATATTTATTTAAGTGCAAATTTTTATAAAGGTTTTACTAATAAGCTAAAAGTTAATAGCTAATTGTTTAAACCACTCTATATATTCTTTTGGACCATTATTAATAATCATATTGAATTTTAAATTATCATTAGGATCACTAACTCCTTTCATATCAGTTCCATTAATTCTTGGTCTTAATACCTGATCGTTGCAGCTGTTAACAAATACAACTTGATTATCTTTCTTATATGATTCTCCCAACCTTTGTATCAAAGTTAAGAAACCTCGATCACTTCCACCTCTTAACCAAGAGTTGTCTTTATTATCTTTAACCGAGGTTACTGTATCGCCAACACCTACTAGCAGTGGCATTTGATCAATAGGTATTTTTTCTCTGCATAGCTTTACTAATTGACTGTGTGTCTTTGGGGCATTTCTGACATTGAAGTTTTCACCGAAAGGATAAACGCCAGTTTTATTTTCTATGTATTTATTTAATAGAAATAAAAGACCTGCTTCTTTTATTGCTCCCTTGATAATGAACTGAATATCTGTTGTCCCAAATTCAGTTTGTGTTGCATATTTCATTATTTCTCTGCCATCTTTTATTCCTAGATTTGGCATCAAATGCAGATAAAAAGAATTATCTAAGCCAAAATCTTTAGAATCTTCTAGCAAATCATTCATTATTTTTTCCATAATTAATTGCAAATCTTTCACTTTTTGAAAATCATTTTTAACGCAACTAAAGATTTCATTAAAGTTTAAAGTGGGTGTGAAGCGTGTATCACATACAGCCACATCAATTAATTTATTTCTTTTCTCATTTGAAAGGTTTGGTAAATTTTTTTTTAATTCATTAGTTAACATTGATCTCATCATCTTTGGAACTTTTACTAAAAAGTTAATCTCATTATCTTTGAGCCCT encodes the following:
- a CDS encoding mechanosensitive ion channel family protein — encoded protein: MDDFYKNIIISLLTFSIGCIISLVSPKILKKILRKITSATQSKTDDYIATLLLETIKPLGFILSFIVAWKVLLIGGIVDKTLIGISKFLCLIYIVRFVNRVFLKIIQRWASKINDQSISEMIRSLSPMVGASVWSLGVIFYLQNMGVQMAAIWALLSAGGIGAGLALKEPVQEFFEYITILLDKPFQSGQFIHIDGIWAKVERVGVRSTRLRSINGEAIVMSNSRLTNGVISNYAEMKKRRLVHKLGVVYETTYEQTKSIPMLIKNIVDKTENAIFDRCHFIEFANSSLDFELVYYIPTSDYLLAMSAQQEINLEIMKKFQNENINFAYPTQTIHVNK
- the arsS gene encoding arsenosugar biosynthesis radical SAM (seleno)protein ArsS (Some members of this family are selenoproteins.); this encodes MEINKNKFPKIKRDFLDTLQINIGYKCNQACSHCHVDSSPSRTEMMSDEIIKIIPKVIKSNNIKLLDITGGAPELHPKFKELVIEVRSLNVEVMDRCNLTILREPGYESLASFLASNKVQITASLPCYLEGNVDKQRGKGVFEKSILALKHLNNLGYGIKDKGLLLNLVYNPSSPQLPPCQKELEDTYRRELKERYGIFFSNLFVLANMPINRYENYLKIIGKLEDYNKLLKDNHNPANLDSVMCRTTLSVDWKGFLYDCDFNQQLGMKRDGNVKHLNDLLIPLVSLKNNPISIGNHCFGCTAGAGSSCGGELT
- a CDS encoding Fur family transcriptional regulator → MTPQRQKVLSLFEEIGSGIHLSAEEVHSKLTISGEKVSLATIYRTLRLLVKMTFLNELDLSEGGNRFELLSHDHPDHHHLICIRCGRTEEFENNNVINAGKAAAKNFGFKLLESSLNVRALCPKCSNK
- a CDS encoding isochorismatase family protein; this encodes MDKFLKKNRTPINVNNNNNILVENETLLLIVDVQQKLIKNIKDNQLLIFNIKKLIDTCNLLNVRIAITEQNPLKLGKTIESITENNEYPKFEKMEFSCIKNKNFINYINDYNFKNIIVSGIESHICVLQTSIDLLQKGFNILIPRDAIGSRNEMDNDTAFLRLILSGAVASTTESLICQLCKTSNRKEFREVSKILKNSFEIK
- the stpA gene encoding glucosylglycerol 3-phosphatase, whose translation is MKMFKTKEEVIDTIIKEKNILIVQDLDGVCIPLVQDPLQREISKEYVKDVSRLRDNFAVLTCGEHEGRRGVNRLVEKALNSKTTAKENGFYLPGLAACGVEFQDRFSNLSHPGLKDNEINFLVKVPKMMRSMLTNELKKNLPNLSNEKRNKLIDVAVCDTRFTPTLNFNEIFSCVKNDFQKVKDLQLIMEKIMNDLLEDSKDFGLDNSFYLHLMPNLGIKDGREIMKYATQTEFGTTDIQFIIKGAIKEAGLLFLLNKYIENKTGVYPFGENFNVRNAPKTHSQLVKLCREKIPIDQMPLLVGVGDTVTSVKDNKDNSWLRGGSDRGFLTLIQRLGESYKKDNQVVFVNSCNDQVLRPRINGTDMKGVSDPNDNLKFNMIINNGPKEYIEWFKQLAINF